The Chryseobacterium aureum genome contains a region encoding:
- a CDS encoding isoaspartyl peptidase/L-asparaginase family protein: MQSRRNFIKKTAAASLALAVNPLDVIAKDIPENPKVINKPIVLSTWNFGLKANEEAWTILGKGGKALDAVEKGVRLVELDPKERSVGYGGRPDRDGRVTLDACIMDENYNIGSVACLEHVKNPISVARAVMEKTPHVMLVGDGALQFALSQGFKKENLLTPESEKEWKEWLKTSQYKPVANIENHDTIGMIALDAQGNLSGACTTSGMAFKMHGRVGDSPIIGAGLFVDNEVGAATATGHGEEVIRTVGTHLVVELMRQGRNPQEACKEAVERIVKINQRRNKNLKDIQVGFIAINKKGEYGSYCIQDGFNFAVYDQKGNRLEKPEFALK, from the coding sequence ATGCAAAGTAGACGAAACTTTATTAAAAAAACCGCTGCAGCCTCTCTTGCACTTGCTGTGAATCCTCTGGATGTAATCGCTAAAGATATTCCTGAAAATCCTAAAGTAATCAACAAACCCATTGTTCTTTCTACTTGGAATTTCGGATTAAAAGCCAACGAGGAAGCCTGGACAATCCTTGGAAAAGGAGGAAAAGCTCTGGATGCGGTCGAAAAAGGAGTCCGTCTCGTAGAATTAGACCCTAAAGAAAGAAGTGTTGGATACGGAGGTCGTCCGGACAGAGATGGAAGAGTAACACTGGATGCCTGTATTATGGATGAAAACTATAATATCGGTTCCGTTGCATGTCTTGAACACGTTAAAAACCCTATTTCTGTTGCCAGAGCAGTAATGGAAAAAACACCGCACGTAATGCTGGTAGGAGATGGAGCATTGCAGTTTGCCCTTTCACAGGGATTTAAAAAAGAAAACCTTCTCACTCCCGAATCAGAAAAAGAATGGAAAGAATGGTTAAAAACCAGCCAGTATAAGCCTGTTGCCAATATTGAAAACCATGATACCATAGGAATGATCGCTTTGGATGCGCAGGGCAATCTTTCCGGTGCCTGTACAACAAGCGGAATGGCTTTCAAAATGCACGGCAGAGTAGGAGATTCCCCGATTATCGGAGCAGGTCTGTTTGTAGATAATGAAGTTGGAGCCGCTACAGCTACCGGTCATGGCGAAGAAGTAATAAGAACAGTGGGAACCCATCTGGTGGTTGAACTGATGAGACAAGGCAGAAATCCACAGGAAGCCTGCAAAGAAGCCGTGGAGAGAATTGTAAAAATCAATCAGCGAAGAAACAAAAACCTGAAAGATATCCAGGTAGGTTTTATAGCCATCAATAAAAAGGGAGAATATGGATCTTACTGTATTCAGGACGGCTTCAACTTTGCTGTTTACGATCAGAAAGGAAACCGCCTTGAAAAACCTGAATTTGCTTTAAAATAA
- a CDS encoding beta-mannosidase, whose protein sequence is MNRTILFAFLFTQNILSAQFSQRNLSSENWQFRNSKDQNWLPAKIPGTVHLDLMHNKIIPDPYKDENEKKVQWIENEDWDYQTTFTVSSRELQNDNIDLVFNGLDTFSEIYLNGRLLKKTDNMFRKWEIPVKDYLKAGKNTIQIKLSSAVNTGKELAKKVPFTMPESPRSFVRKAQYQFGWDWGPRLVTAGIWKDVQLEFWNNAKIITVKDIQKRSDQGINDLHFDVEIYAQKSGDYSLELNKIHQKIALQKGTNTISVPYETRGMKLWQPNGCGEANLYDFEVQLLKNDKNIDRKNIRIGLRTVELIQEKDAKGKSFYFKVNGKPLYIKGTNWIPGDSFSPRMTKEKYRKLIKDTKDANMNMIRIWGGGIYEDDEFYKACDENGILVWQDFMFAGSFYPADEAFLNNVKEEVKDQVSRLQNHPSIALWCGNNEIDEAIVNWGYQKQFNYSKNDSLQVWKDYKKLFHEVIPNALAENLRSDKNIYWPSSPSIGWGHQESLTEGDSHYWGVWWGEQPFEIYNEKVGRFMSEYGFQGTPTLETTKSMFSGTPDLTLHNPIIKAHEKHARGWDIINEYLKRDYKIPTDFVQYNYVSQLLQARGMQMAIEAHRRAKPYNMGTLYWQLNDCWPVVSWSSIDYLGNWKAFHYQAKRSFDPVLVSVAETDKSYDVYLISDLLKDFKADTKFELIDFKGKTLWESNQSDIINADVSKKIRSISKSELAQFDLSGAVLKISSDKDSKFEKLFFFNKPKDLKLSKPEIRIKKISPTEIELSTDILAKNVYLIGETHFSDNFFDLLPGTSKRINLSKPLEKIEVMSLWDVMKE, encoded by the coding sequence ATGAATAGAACGATCCTTTTTGCTTTCCTTTTCACGCAGAATATTCTTTCTGCACAGTTTTCGCAAAGGAATCTGTCTTCCGAGAACTGGCAGTTCAGAAATTCAAAAGACCAAAACTGGCTTCCTGCGAAAATTCCGGGAACCGTTCATCTGGATTTAATGCATAACAAGATCATTCCGGATCCTTACAAAGATGAAAATGAAAAAAAAGTACAGTGGATAGAAAATGAAGACTGGGACTATCAGACCACATTTACAGTTTCTTCCCGGGAATTACAGAATGATAATATTGATCTTGTTTTTAACGGATTGGATACCTTCTCTGAAATTTATCTCAATGGCAGACTGTTAAAGAAAACCGATAACATGTTCCGTAAATGGGAAATTCCCGTGAAAGACTACCTGAAGGCGGGAAAGAATACAATACAGATTAAGTTGAGTTCAGCTGTCAATACCGGGAAGGAATTAGCCAAAAAAGTTCCTTTCACCATGCCGGAATCACCCAGAAGCTTTGTGAGAAAAGCACAATATCAGTTTGGATGGGATTGGGGACCAAGATTGGTCACTGCAGGAATCTGGAAAGACGTTCAGCTGGAATTCTGGAATAATGCTAAAATCATTACGGTTAAAGATATTCAGAAAAGATCCGATCAAGGCATAAATGATTTACATTTTGATGTAGAAATTTATGCACAAAAATCAGGAGACTACAGCTTAGAACTCAATAAAATCCATCAAAAGATAGCTTTACAAAAAGGAACCAATACCATTTCGGTTCCTTATGAAACACGCGGAATGAAGCTCTGGCAGCCTAATGGATGCGGGGAAGCAAACCTCTATGATTTTGAAGTACAACTTTTAAAAAATGATAAAAATATTGACCGTAAAAATATCAGAATTGGATTAAGAACGGTAGAACTGATACAGGAAAAAGACGCAAAAGGAAAATCATTTTATTTTAAAGTAAACGGAAAGCCATTGTACATCAAAGGAACCAACTGGATTCCGGGAGACAGCTTTTCACCCAGAATGACCAAAGAAAAATACCGGAAACTGATCAAAGATACCAAAGATGCCAATATGAATATGATCCGCATCTGGGGAGGAGGAATCTATGAAGATGACGAATTTTACAAAGCCTGTGATGAAAACGGAATCCTGGTCTGGCAGGATTTTATGTTTGCAGGAAGCTTTTATCCGGCAGACGAAGCTTTTTTAAACAATGTAAAAGAAGAAGTAAAAGATCAGGTCAGCAGACTTCAGAATCATCCGTCCATTGCCCTGTGGTGCGGAAATAATGAAATTGATGAAGCCATTGTCAACTGGGGATATCAGAAACAGTTCAACTATTCAAAAAATGACTCCTTACAGGTTTGGAAAGACTATAAGAAGCTGTTCCATGAAGTGATTCCCAATGCATTGGCAGAAAACCTCAGATCTGATAAAAATATATACTGGCCAAGCTCTCCATCCATAGGCTGGGGACACCAAGAAAGCTTAACTGAAGGAGATTCCCATTATTGGGGAGTCTGGTGGGGTGAACAACCCTTTGAAATATATAACGAAAAAGTAGGACGTTTCATGTCCGAATACGGATTTCAGGGAACACCCACTCTTGAAACCACAAAGTCCATGTTTTCCGGAACACCGGATTTAACCCTTCATAATCCAATTATCAAAGCCCATGAGAAGCATGCCCGGGGCTGGGATATCATTAATGAATACCTGAAACGCGATTATAAAATCCCGACCGATTTTGTACAATACAATTACGTTTCACAACTATTGCAGGCAAGAGGAATGCAGATGGCCATTGAAGCGCACCGCCGTGCAAAACCCTATAATATGGGAACCCTGTACTGGCAGCTTAACGACTGCTGGCCGGTGGTTTCATGGTCGTCCATAGATTATTTAGGAAACTGGAAAGCCTTCCATTATCAGGCAAAAAGAAGCTTTGATCCGGTGTTGGTATCAGTAGCCGAGACCGATAAAAGTTATGATGTTTATCTGATCAGTGATTTATTGAAGGATTTTAAAGCAGACACAAAGTTTGAATTAATTGATTTTAAAGGGAAAACACTTTGGGAATCAAATCAATCAGATATTATCAATGCGGATGTAAGTAAGAAAATTAGAAGCATCAGTAAATCAGAACTCGCTCAGTTTGATTTGTCCGGAGCAGTTTTAAAAATCAGTTCTGATAAAGATTCAAAATTTGAAAAGCTGTTCTTTTTTAATAAACCTAAAGATTTAAAACTCTCAAAACCGGAAATTAGAATCAAAAAAATATCACCCACTGAAATTGAATTATCAACGGACATCTTGGCAAAAAATGTTTACCTGATCGGAGAGACTCACTTCAGTGATAACTTCTTTGATCTGTTACCGGGAACTTCAAAAAGAATCAACCTTTCAAAACCTCTGGAAAAAATTGAAGTGATGAGCCTTTGGGATGTGATGAAGGAGTAA
- a CDS encoding copper homeostasis protein CutC, protein MSKIEIACFNPESAVIAFENGADRIELCDGLSEGGTTPGFETLKNLREKMTIPIFVMIRPRGGDFTYTDSEFEQMKNDLVRLKSLNADGFVFGILDENDEVNVDQNKALVQLAAPLPCTFHRAFDRAASLEDSLEKVIECGFTTILTSGQKPNVSEGKENLKKLVELSDGRIEILVGGGLRSSNIEEIRSVTNANYFHSSAITDGGAFANPDEVVALKSK, encoded by the coding sequence ATGTCAAAAATAGAAATAGCTTGTTTTAACCCTGAATCAGCAGTGATTGCTTTTGAAAACGGAGCAGACAGAATAGAATTATGTGATGGGCTCAGTGAAGGTGGAACCACTCCGGGTTTTGAAACATTGAAGAACCTTCGTGAAAAAATGACCATCCCGATCTTTGTAATGATCCGTCCCAGAGGAGGAGATTTTACTTATACAGATTCAGAATTTGAGCAGATGAAAAATGATTTGGTTCGGTTAAAATCTTTAAACGCAGACGGATTTGTATTTGGTATTCTGGATGAAAATGATGAGGTTAATGTAGATCAGAATAAAGCTTTAGTCCAGCTGGCAGCGCCACTTCCCTGTACTTTCCACCGCGCATTTGACCGCGCCGCAAGTCTGGAGGATTCTTTGGAAAAAGTTATTGAATGCGGTTTTACAACCATCCTTACTTCCGGACAGAAACCTAATGTATCTGAAGGAAAGGAAAACCTTAAAAAGCTGGTCGAACTTTCAGATGGAAGGATAGAAATCCTGGTTGGAGGCGGACTTCGCTCATCCAATATCGAAGAAATAAGATCTGTTACCAATGCTAATTACTTCCATTCTTCAGCGATTACGGATGGTGGTGCTTTTGCCAACCCTGATGAGGTAGTTGCGTTGAAGAGCAAGTAA
- the dacB gene encoding D-alanyl-D-alanine carboxypeptidase/D-alanyl-D-alanine endopeptidase has translation MVNFRKYISSAAVLASGFFLAQSTVSTVLYSQNYDSQKSSLNLPSPVSTMVEKTVLSAKELVDINVNTMMADPVLKNASWGFVVYDPKTKKVISSYNENTPLVPASTTKLLTTETALNLLGENYRWMTQLEYSGTIDENGVLNGNLYVIGSGDPSLGTNKAGAASYRDIISDFVGGVSREGIKKVNGDIIIQTALFKGNISVLPENVVWLENNNYYLPAGSTRDINPANEKLIVKKGSFSTDKKFFYVSPYNHQMVYADKYEGNGALTTKLPDAPAYLANSFRTTLVKSGIPVTGKVTPKMTDSAPEGRKMLSAYKSPTLSDIIYYTNQHSDNSLAEALLRTVGYQKMGDQTSESGRIVVTNHLREAGFDMNGLNYMDGSGLSRSNNVTPISQAKFLTSLMDQKYYRSYLTSLPVGGQSGTLKRMFIGEGNGQVFAKTGTLNKVKTLAGYLKTNSGKTLVFSLMVNNYSGSVDMVKKRMEKILEPALDL, from the coding sequence ATGGTAAATTTCAGAAAATATATTTCAAGTGCGGCGGTATTGGCTTCTGGTTTTTTCCTGGCTCAGTCTACCGTTTCTACCGTTCTTTATTCTCAAAATTATGACAGTCAGAAAAGCAGCTTAAACCTGCCTTCACCCGTTAGTACAATGGTGGAGAAAACTGTGCTGTCTGCAAAAGAACTCGTAGATATTAATGTAAACACAATGATGGCGGATCCTGTGCTGAAAAATGCAAGCTGGGGATTCGTAGTGTACGATCCGAAAACGAAGAAAGTAATCTCTTCGTACAATGAAAATACTCCTTTAGTACCTGCTTCTACCACAAAGCTCCTGACAACGGAAACAGCATTGAACCTTCTGGGTGAAAACTACCGTTGGATGACCCAGCTAGAGTATTCAGGGACGATAGATGAGAACGGAGTTTTAAATGGAAATCTTTATGTGATAGGAAGCGGTGATCCTTCTTTGGGAACCAATAAAGCCGGAGCAGCATCTTACAGGGACATCATTTCAGATTTCGTAGGCGGAGTTTCAAGAGAGGGAATTAAAAAGGTAAATGGTGATATTATCATTCAGACAGCGCTTTTCAAAGGCAATATTTCAGTGCTTCCGGAAAATGTTGTATGGTTGGAAAACAATAATTACTATCTGCCTGCAGGAAGTACCCGGGATATTAACCCAGCCAACGAAAAACTGATTGTCAAAAAAGGAAGTTTCTCCACAGATAAAAAGTTTTTCTATGTTTCTCCCTACAACCATCAAATGGTTTATGCTGATAAATATGAAGGGAATGGCGCTTTAACAACCAAGCTTCCTGATGCCCCTGCATATCTTGCGAACTCTTTCAGAACAACATTAGTGAAAAGCGGAATTCCTGTTACCGGAAAAGTGACTCCCAAAATGACAGATTCAGCTCCGGAAGGAAGAAAAATGCTTTCAGCCTACAAATCCCCAACTTTAAGTGATATTATTTATTATACCAATCAGCATAGTGATAATTCGTTAGCAGAAGCTTTATTAAGAACGGTTGGTTATCAGAAAATGGGAGATCAGACTTCAGAATCCGGAAGAATAGTGGTGACCAATCACTTAAGAGAGGCAGGCTTTGATATGAATGGTCTTAATTATATGGATGGAAGCGGTCTTTCAAGAAGCAATAATGTAACTCCTATTTCTCAAGCAAAATTTCTTACTTCTCTGATGGATCAGAAATATTACAGATCTTATCTGACTTCTCTTCCCGTTGGAGGACAATCCGGAACGTTGAAAAGAATGTTCATCGGAGAGGGGAACGGACAGGTTTTTGCGAAAACAGGAACTTTAAATAAAGTAAAAACATTAGCAGGCTATCTGAAAACAAATTCCGGAAAAACACTGGTGTTCTCTTTAATGGTGAACAACTATTCCGGATCGGTAGATATGGTGAAAAAGAGAATGGAGAAAATTCTTGAACCTGCACTGGATCTTTAG
- a CDS encoding DUF6691 family protein, with protein MTKEQQQDINQHNLGVNKNVRVHHWYHHLKYLVAGIIFGIIFVKAEVISWFRIQEMFRLQSFHMYGIIGSAVLVGMISVGLIKKFNIKTIDGEPITLTPKKFNKGQIYGGLIFGFGWAITGACPGPLFAQIGTGALAVSVTLLSAIAGTWVYGYVRDKLPH; from the coding sequence ATGACAAAAGAACAGCAACAGGATATCAATCAACATAATTTGGGTGTGAACAAAAATGTTCGGGTCCACCATTGGTATCATCATCTTAAATACCTGGTTGCAGGAATCATCTTCGGGATTATTTTTGTGAAAGCAGAAGTGATCAGCTGGTTCAGAATACAGGAAATGTTCCGGCTGCAGTCTTTTCATATGTATGGAATCATTGGAAGCGCTGTATTGGTGGGCATGATTTCTGTAGGGCTGATCAAAAAATTCAATATAAAAACAATAGATGGTGAACCGATCACACTGACTCCCAAAAAGTTTAATAAAGGTCAGATCTATGGGGGATTGATATTTGGTTTTGGCTGGGCCATTACAGGGGCCTGCCCCGGGCCTTTGTTTGCACAGATCGGAACAGGAGCATTAGCCGTATCCGTTACCCTATTAAGTGCTATTGCAGGAACGTGGGTATACGGCTATGTCCGGGATAAATTACCACATTAA
- a CDS encoding YeeE/YedE family protein: MLEIIKEPWPWYVAGPLIGLTVPALLIMGNKSFGISSSLRHICAACIPANVNFFRYDWKKEAWNLFFVLGIFFGGMIAAHFLVNPNEITVHPNLKAELAGYGITDYSNLVPVQLMNFESLLTIRGFITMVVGGFLVGFGTRYAGGCTSGHAIMGLSNLQWPSLVATICFMIGGFLMANVILPLILTL; the protein is encoded by the coding sequence ATGTTGGAGATAATAAAAGAACCATGGCCTTGGTATGTGGCAGGTCCGTTAATCGGGCTTACCGTTCCGGCTTTGCTGATTATGGGAAATAAATCCTTTGGTATAAGCTCTTCCCTAAGGCATATCTGTGCGGCCTGTATACCTGCCAATGTGAATTTTTTCAGATACGACTGGAAAAAAGAAGCCTGGAATTTATTTTTTGTACTGGGTATCTTTTTTGGAGGTATGATTGCTGCCCATTTTTTAGTGAATCCCAATGAAATAACAGTACATCCCAATCTGAAAGCAGAACTGGCTGGCTACGGAATAACAGATTACAGCAATCTGGTTCCCGTACAACTGATGAATTTTGAAAGTCTGCTGACGATCAGAGGATTTATTACTATGGTTGTAGGCGGATTTCTGGTAGGCTTTGGAACCAGATATGCAGGAGGCTGTACCAGCGGACATGCCATTATGGGGCTTTCCAATTTACAGTGGCCGTCTTTGGTAGCAACAATCTGTTTTATGATCGGAGGATTTTTAATGGCTAATGTAATATTGCCTCTCATTCTTACCCTGTAA
- the priA gene encoding replication restart helicase PriA: protein MQYAQIVLPLNLKGSFTYKVPEEMMPEIQIGMRVLVPFGGKKIYTGIVFELHNNAPENFVAKEVISMLDEQPIMPEEQINFWNWLSGYYMCSLGEIYRFSFPSSLKLESETYLKLKPGAVVDFENLDVNEMYLIQALEVRQLINLTDIEAFIPKKDIIRTINSLIDLQYIEIDEKIAEKYRAKEVAYVRINDEVLANQNLTDVLLKLSRAQKQKDLFLLILEKQTEHPDIPVKKSELFEDGYFGSSHLKPLADKGLVEEYYMQKDRIEGYEGEIEELEELSEQQKLAKSEIDEAFEEGKNVLLHGVTSSGKTHIYLEKIEECIRDGKNVLFLLPEISLTKQITQRLEKKYGRQLGFYHQKLTDFERVEVWRRIRQNDIRILVGTRNALFLPYQNLGLIVVDEEHDSAYRPREVSPYFNAKDASLVLGGFYKAGVILGSATPSVESYYRARKDKMKYVFLNERFGNVNLPEYELINFKEAQESKKVSGNFSLALIDEIKKTVDENNQAIVLHNRRGYANVIECESCGYVNYCSNCDVVMTYHKAANEMKCHYCGQRASKPRTCPKCNSEKLNERGVGVEQIHEEISKLFPDNEVDRMDVDSMRKKFAYEKLYEKIEDGETDIIVGTQMISKGLDFDHIELVTIPKADSLLYVQDFRAEERAYQLITQVSGRAGRVSGKGKILIQTYNPEHSVFQLIKMNNPAKIYKYILTERQKFHYPPFTKLIMIEMKHRKEDKVDRASQFLGSILRKYLPEDCVLGPERAQIARLNNLYQFQIMLKLPRGKKYEEFKNRVLISLKEFDEITAYQSIKKDIFVDF, encoded by the coding sequence TTGCAGTACGCTCAAATTGTTTTACCCCTGAACCTCAAAGGATCTTTTACTTATAAAGTTCCTGAAGAAATGATGCCTGAAATACAAATTGGTATGCGCGTTCTGGTACCCTTCGGTGGAAAAAAAATCTATACAGGAATTGTATTTGAACTTCATAATAATGCACCGGAAAACTTTGTGGCAAAAGAAGTCATCAGTATGCTGGATGAGCAGCCGATTATGCCTGAAGAGCAGATCAATTTCTGGAACTGGCTCTCCGGGTATTACATGTGCAGCCTGGGAGAAATTTATAGATTTTCATTTCCTTCCTCGTTAAAACTGGAAAGTGAAACCTATTTAAAATTAAAACCCGGTGCTGTTGTTGATTTTGAAAATCTGGATGTCAACGAAATGTATCTCATTCAGGCATTGGAAGTCCGCCAGCTTATCAATCTGACGGATATTGAAGCTTTTATTCCTAAAAAGGATATCATCAGAACCATTAATTCACTGATTGATCTTCAGTACATTGAAATTGATGAGAAAATTGCCGAGAAATACAGGGCGAAAGAAGTAGCATATGTCAGAATTAATGATGAGGTTCTGGCCAATCAGAACCTTACGGATGTACTCTTAAAACTGAGCAGGGCTCAAAAACAGAAAGATCTGTTTCTTCTTATTTTGGAAAAACAGACTGAACACCCGGATATTCCTGTTAAAAAGTCTGAACTCTTTGAAGACGGGTACTTCGGAAGTTCCCATTTAAAGCCTTTGGCAGATAAGGGGCTTGTAGAGGAATATTACATGCAAAAAGACAGAATTGAAGGGTATGAAGGAGAAATTGAGGAACTCGAAGAACTGTCTGAACAGCAGAAATTGGCCAAATCTGAGATTGATGAAGCCTTTGAAGAAGGGAAAAATGTCCTGCTTCATGGGGTTACTTCATCAGGAAAAACCCATATTTATTTAGAAAAAATTGAAGAATGCATCAGAGACGGAAAAAATGTTCTGTTTTTACTTCCTGAAATTTCTCTGACCAAACAGATTACCCAGAGATTAGAAAAAAAATACGGCAGACAGCTTGGCTTTTATCATCAGAAACTAACAGATTTTGAAAGGGTAGAAGTATGGAGGAGAATCAGGCAGAATGATATCCGTATTCTGGTAGGAACCCGTAATGCTCTGTTTTTGCCTTATCAGAATCTCGGGCTTATTGTTGTAGATGAAGAACATGATTCAGCATACAGGCCAAGAGAAGTTTCTCCTTATTTTAATGCTAAAGATGCCTCATTAGTTCTGGGAGGATTTTACAAGGCCGGTGTGATCTTAGGATCAGCAACCCCTTCTGTTGAAAGCTATTACAGAGCACGGAAAGATAAAATGAAATATGTTTTCCTGAATGAAAGATTCGGGAATGTGAATCTGCCGGAATATGAACTGATTAATTTCAAGGAAGCCCAGGAATCTAAAAAGGTTTCAGGAAATTTTTCCCTGGCGCTGATTGATGAAATAAAGAAAACGGTGGATGAAAACAATCAGGCCATTGTTTTACACAACCGCCGTGGTTATGCCAATGTAATTGAATGTGAAAGCTGTGGCTACGTGAATTACTGCTCCAATTGTGACGTGGTAATGACCTACCACAAGGCAGCCAATGAAATGAAGTGCCATTATTGCGGACAAAGAGCCTCCAAGCCAAGAACCTGCCCGAAATGCAATTCCGAAAAGCTGAATGAAAGAGGAGTAGGCGTAGAGCAGATTCATGAGGAAATTTCCAAACTGTTTCCTGATAATGAGGTAGACAGAATGGATGTGGATTCTATGCGTAAGAAATTTGCCTACGAAAAACTGTATGAAAAAATTGAGGACGGAGAAACCGATATTATTGTGGGAACACAAATGATTTCCAAAGGACTTGATTTTGACCATATCGAACTGGTCACGATTCCTAAAGCAGACTCCTTATTATATGTACAGGATTTCAGAGCAGAAGAAAGAGCTTATCAGCTCATTACACAGGTTTCAGGAAGAGCAGGAAGAGTTTCCGGAAAAGGAAAAATCCTGATTCAGACCTATAATCCTGAGCATTCTGTATTTCAGCTGATCAAGATGAATAACCCTGCAAAAATCTACAAATACATCCTTACAGAACGTCAGAAATTCCATTATCCGCCTTTTACCAAGCTTATTATGATTGAAATGAAGCACAGAAAAGAAGATAAGGTAGACCGTGCTTCTCAGTTTTTGGGTTCTATCCTGAGAAAATATCTTCCGGAGGATTGTGTTTTAGGCCCTGAAAGAGCCCAGATTGCAAGACTGAATAATTTGTATCAATTCCAGATTATGCTGAAACTTCCCCGTGGAAAAAAATATGAGGAATTCAAAAACAGGGTTTTGATAAGTTTGAAAGAATTTGATGAAATTACTGCTTATCAAAGTATTAAAAAAGATATTTTTGTGGATTTTTAA
- a CDS encoding AEC family transporter, protein MVNFVLIAVCIIAGMVFKATKSIHPDAHKGINTWILYLALPAVSFKYLPKVKWTAEMLFPIAATFLISVCCFFFMMLYSKSRGYSRRSRSTLELASGYSNTSFIGFPLISAFYGEGLLSIAIICDQTMFFALSTLGIIAAVKGGSKSGKVSALFILKRLVTFPPLIGCISALVLSQFIDFTFAEPFFDKLAATVSPLALFSVGLQLKFNGWKKLIPQMSMSMLYKLILAPAIVLGMALLFGIKGDVAKITVFEAAMPTLVTSSIIAEQFRLNTKLTNLIIGVSILVGFFTSAFWYEMTQLLF, encoded by the coding sequence ATGGTAAATTTTGTTCTGATTGCAGTGTGTATCATTGCAGGAATGGTATTCAAAGCAACAAAATCTATCCACCCCGATGCCCACAAAGGTATCAACACCTGGATTCTTTATCTTGCTCTTCCGGCAGTTTCGTTTAAATATCTGCCCAAAGTGAAATGGACAGCAGAAATGCTGTTCCCGATAGCGGCTACATTCTTAATTTCTGTATGCTGCTTCTTTTTTATGATGCTCTACAGCAAGAGCAGAGGATATTCCAGGCGTTCCAGAAGTACTTTAGAATTAGCAAGCGGGTACAGCAATACGTCATTCATAGGATTCCCTTTAATCAGTGCCTTTTATGGCGAAGGACTGCTGAGCATTGCCATTATCTGTGATCAGACCATGTTTTTTGCCCTTTCCACGCTCGGAATTATTGCCGCAGTGAAAGGAGGAAGCAAATCCGGAAAAGTAAGTGCCCTATTCATTTTAAAAAGACTTGTCACATTTCCTCCATTAATAGGATGCATCTCCGCTTTAGTATTGTCACAGTTCATAGATTTTACTTTTGCAGAACCGTTTTTTGATAAACTGGCAGCCACAGTAAGTCCATTGGCTTTATTTTCAGTCGGATTACAGCTGAAGTTCAACGGATGGAAAAAACTGATTCCCCAGATGTCGATGTCGATGCTCTATAAATTAATTCTGGCACCCGCCATTGTTCTGGGAATGGCTCTGTTATTCGGAATAAAAGGAGATGTGGCAAAAATTACAGTTTTTGAGGCTGCAATGCCTACACTCGTTACCTCAAGTATCATTGCCGAACAGTTCAGGCTGAATACAAAACTCACCAATCTGATCATTGGAGTAAGCATTCTCGTCGGATTTTTTACCTCTGCATTCTGGTATGAGATGACACAATTGCTTTTTTAA